A DNA window from uncultured Methanoregula sp. contains the following coding sequences:
- a CDS encoding beta-ribofuranosylaminobenzene 5'-phosphate synthase gives MDIAQAIRDIEAQVGRISPVQKFLLGTDGSVTQLLESVTGKKVVIRTLLQEVVPADRSAADNLSIAEGDPVNHRIVEIKTEENNEVLIYAISHTPVARLSPLFKDDLMKADIPIGRIIKQHHIEARREILSARVIPASEDAKKIFSICKNEPVLSRQYQIISEKKPLIFIEEQFPYNRFLDTRRVVIRTPSRIHVSLIDLHGGSGRVDGGIGITLDEPAVLLEAELSPALSISGGDPALQERARTIATEVLQKLGAGGSLAITLRSNYPAHIGLGSGSQLALAIARAASELYGRHLPTKELARLAGRGGTSGIGTAAFESGGFIVDGGHRFGAGGEKTDFRPSAASRGVSPPPVIARHDFPSDWRILLAIPDVPPGASGNSETDIFRDNCPVPLAEVRELSHEILMRMLPGIAGRDLDLFGSSINAVQQLGFKKVELSLQPPEVTGLLPILRDAGAAGAGLSSFGPAVYAIGDTGLSSIEQAARSFMKESGGGTTLITTARNSGAEVRVV, from the coding sequence ATGGATATCGCACAGGCTATCCGTGATATCGAAGCACAGGTCGGGAGGATCTCCCCCGTCCAGAAGTTTTTGCTCGGGACGGACGGGTCAGTCACCCAGCTCCTCGAATCGGTTACCGGTAAAAAAGTAGTTATCCGGACACTCCTCCAGGAAGTTGTGCCGGCAGATCGATCTGCCGCAGACAACCTGAGCATTGCAGAAGGAGATCCTGTCAATCACCGTATCGTCGAGATAAAAACCGAGGAGAACAACGAAGTCCTGATCTACGCGATATCGCATACACCGGTCGCCCGGCTCTCTCCTTTGTTCAAAGACGACCTGATGAAAGCCGACATTCCCATCGGAAGGATCATCAAGCAGCACCACATCGAGGCGCGGCGGGAGATCCTTTCGGCCCGGGTCATACCGGCCTCAGAAGATGCGAAAAAGATCTTCTCGATCTGCAAAAACGAGCCGGTCCTCTCCCGGCAGTACCAGATCATTTCAGAAAAGAAACCGCTCATCTTCATCGAGGAGCAGTTCCCGTACAACCGTTTTCTCGACACGCGCCGGGTGGTCATCCGGACGCCCTCCCGTATCCATGTCAGCCTGATCGATCTGCACGGCGGCTCCGGCCGGGTGGATGGTGGCATCGGCATAACGCTCGATGAACCCGCAGTCCTCCTGGAAGCGGAACTCTCTCCGGCACTCTCGATCAGCGGCGGCGATCCGGCCCTGCAGGAGCGGGCCCGGACCATTGCCACCGAAGTACTGCAGAAACTTGGGGCGGGCGGGAGTCTTGCAATAACCCTCCGCAGCAATTACCCGGCCCATATCGGCCTCGGCAGCGGATCCCAGCTTGCGCTCGCCATTGCCCGGGCCGCAAGCGAACTTTATGGCCGGCACCTGCCGACAAAGGAACTGGCCCGGCTCGCAGGCCGGGGCGGCACTTCAGGGATCGGCACCGCGGCGTTCGAGTCCGGCGGGTTCATTGTAGATGGGGGACACCGGTTCGGTGCCGGTGGGGAGAAGACAGATTTCCGGCCTTCGGCCGCATCCCGCGGGGTCAGCCCCCCGCCGGTCATCGCCCGCCACGACTTCCCCTCAGACTGGCGCATCCTCCTTGCCATCCCGGATGTTCCGCCCGGGGCCAGCGGGAATAGCGAAACCGATATTTTCAGGGACAACTGCCCGGTCCCGCTTGCCGAGGTGCGCGAGCTCTCCCACGAGATACTCATGCGGATGCTGCCGGGTATTGCAGGCCGGGATCTCGACCTGTTCGGGTCGTCCATCAACGCGGTCCAGCAGCTCGGGTTCAAGAAAGTGGAACTCTCGCTCCAGCCCCCGGAAGTGACCGGTCTCCTCCCAATACTCCGGGATGCAGGAGCTGCGGGTGCCGGCCTGAGTTCCTTTGGTCCCGCGGTCTATGCCATCGGGGATACCGGTCTGAGTTCGATCGAGCAGGCAGCCCGGTCGTTCATGAAAGAGTCCGGTGGGGGAACCACCCTCATCACCACAGCCCGGAACAGCGGGGCGGAAGTCCGGGTAGTATAA
- a CDS encoding type II toxin-antitoxin system PemK/MazF family toxin gives MGHYACGDVLLASVALDNRTSAKTRPVIVIGTSADGTVRVCPVSSKPPSDAPSLPLSIDDFAQGGLDLFGESYIMTSRIVSVRSGAVIGKKGRLLPESLAEILHMVPGDLSPGLRPDPKRKTGRPHR, from the coding sequence ATGGGACACTATGCGTGCGGGGATGTCCTTCTGGCCTCCGTGGCGCTCGACAACCGGACCAGTGCAAAGACCCGGCCGGTGATTGTCATTGGCACATCCGCAGACGGCACGGTCCGGGTCTGCCCGGTCAGCAGCAAGCCGCCGTCCGATGCCCCCAGCCTCCCGCTTTCCATCGATGATTTTGCCCAGGGCGGTCTCGATCTCTTTGGGGAGAGCTACATCATGACCTCCCGGATCGTTTCCGTCCGGAGCGGTGCGGTTATTGGAAAGAAAGGCCGGCTCCTGCCGGAGTCCCTTGCGGAGATCCTCCACATGGTGCCAGGCGATCTCTCACCGGGCCTGCGGCCGGATCCGAAACGGAAGACCGGTCGGCCGCATCGCTGA
- a CDS encoding DUF6790 family protein, whose product MTVSSATSREAELLFRATLGVSIVGIFFGIFSLFINSDLAIRIAALFLVGIVGILSFLRHSVYFRSDQARMGWSQEHPEFQMEVGFANLAIGVWAIAVSALNFGASACGLMLAVYGTYLLCALVLHVYEALSKDTVVPEVRQRMIRSIFSTLLFVIALFAFAIIAFLQTGPIWSVHI is encoded by the coding sequence ATGACAGTCTCTTCAGCAACATCGCGTGAGGCAGAGCTTCTCTTCAGGGCAACGCTGGGTGTCTCGATTGTGGGAATATTCTTTGGAATTTTTTCTCTCTTCATCAACAGCGATCTGGCGATCCGGATTGCTGCATTATTCCTCGTGGGTATTGTCGGTATTCTCAGTTTTTTGAGGCACTCGGTATACTTCCGGTCCGATCAGGCCCGGATGGGCTGGTCCCAGGAGCATCCGGAGTTCCAGATGGAAGTGGGTTTCGCAAACCTCGCCATCGGGGTCTGGGCAATCGCGGTCTCAGCGCTGAACTTCGGGGCGTCTGCCTGCGGCCTGATGCTTGCCGTTTATGGCACCTACCTGCTCTGTGCGCTTGTTCTCCATGTGTACGAGGCATTGTCGAAAGATACTGTTGTACCGGAAGTCCGGCAGCGTATGATCCGAAGTATATTCTCTACGCTGCTCTTCGTCATCGCGCTCTTCGCGTTTGCGATTATAGCATTCCTGCAGACCGGTCCGATCTGGTCCGTGCATATCTGA
- a CDS encoding AN1-type zinc finger protein has translation MTRCDHCGSETPLPFTCQHCGGKFCPDCRLPPNHNCTGMGSWNKKPRPSVSVNYGKGGGVSATGGGYIPDSRNGKQKKPAAGIPYLMIMVVIIILVLLGLAWLALSGKPVG, from the coding sequence ATGACTCGGTGCGATCACTGCGGCAGCGAGACCCCGCTCCCGTTCACCTGCCAGCATTGTGGTGGGAAGTTCTGCCCGGACTGCCGGCTCCCGCCCAATCACAACTGTACCGGCATGGGAAGCTGGAACAAAAAACCCCGGCCATCCGTCAGCGTGAATTACGGCAAGGGGGGAGGGGTCTCCGCTACGGGCGGAGGATATATCCCGGATTCCCGCAATGGGAAACAGAAAAAGCCGGCAGCGGGAATCCCGTACCTGATGATCATGGTCGTGATCATCATCCTTGTCCTGCTCGGGCTTGCCTGGCTGGCCCTTTCGGGAAAGCCGGTCGGTTAA
- a CDS encoding C39 family peptidase, giving the protein MRRLYVILTICIVIPIMALLINAVFLHASEQTILAKSSGIQYGLDSSLPPPNYYTGIDFDTLKSNHHLTVIPLKSYRQQVTNYSCGAVSAMTVMAYYGHPLPNTDAEEIHLAHEMNPTVSDTTGINPVQITTWFNKNGWNATWGTNGTYEMLRENLANGTPTMVEWIDWGGHWVVLTGYDTRGTETIWDDVISFADSVDCHDDRVDGVTYFNYGEFDAMWFDAHYFPGGMNNRVYVVAVPGTAKAS; this is encoded by the coding sequence ATGCGCCGCCTCTATGTCATCCTCACGATCTGCATTGTTATTCCGATTATGGCACTTCTGATAAATGCGGTCTTCCTGCACGCATCGGAGCAGACCATCCTCGCAAAATCTTCCGGGATCCAGTACGGTCTCGACTCATCGCTCCCCCCGCCCAACTATTATACCGGCATCGATTTCGATACGCTGAAGTCCAACCATCATCTCACGGTAATCCCGCTCAAAAGCTACCGGCAGCAGGTGACCAACTACAGCTGCGGTGCGGTGTCGGCCATGACGGTCATGGCATATTATGGCCATCCCCTGCCCAACACCGATGCGGAAGAGATACATCTTGCCCACGAGATGAACCCGACCGTCTCCGATACCACCGGGATAAACCCGGTGCAGATCACCACATGGTTCAACAAAAACGGCTGGAACGCGACATGGGGGACCAACGGAACCTACGAGATGCTCCGCGAAAACCTCGCAAACGGTACCCCCACCATGGTGGAATGGATAGACTGGGGCGGCCACTGGGTTGTCCTCACAGGATATGACACCCGGGGAACCGAGACCATCTGGGACGATGTGATCAGTTTTGCCGATTCCGTTGACTGCCACGATGACCGGGTGGACGGTGTCACGTACTTCAATTACGGGGAGTTCGATGCCATGTGGTTCGATGCCCACTATTTCCCGGGGGGCATGAATAACCGGGTTTATGTCGTGGCTGTGCCAGGAACAGCCAAAGCCAGCTGA
- a CDS encoding ATPase domain-containing protein — MDTKSRIQDLPISGRTKKRTTGIIGLNLLLDGGFPEGTLVMVYGTPLAGVDLAAGQFWKAEGGEEGSYLMNDGDIELGMIDATELHPEMYLHQMAGSRIVVDSLSTMVIRYGIDSALKFLRIAREEIKKRNANLLFVVYTGIHTPMEMTRIMRAADIVIEFKTDVHQSEIERTLAVHKIRDAAAPQRLLPFIITEKGIEASTTSRVV; from the coding sequence TTGGATACTAAAAGCCGCATTCAGGATCTCCCGATCAGCGGGAGGACTAAGAAACGGACTACCGGCATCATCGGGCTCAACCTCCTTCTTGACGGAGGATTTCCCGAGGGGACCCTCGTCATGGTCTACGGGACACCTCTTGCCGGTGTTGATCTTGCGGCCGGCCAGTTCTGGAAAGCGGAGGGCGGGGAAGAAGGTTCGTACCTGATGAACGATGGCGACATTGAGCTCGGGATGATCGATGCAACCGAACTGCATCCCGAGATGTATCTTCACCAGATGGCGGGCAGCCGGATTGTCGTGGACTCGCTCTCGACCATGGTCATCAGATATGGGATCGACAGCGCCCTTAAATTCCTGCGGATCGCCCGCGAAGAGATTAAAAAACGAAACGCGAACCTGCTGTTTGTGGTCTACACCGGGATTCATACGCCAATGGAGATGACCCGGATCATGCGGGCGGCAGATATCGTCATCGAGTTCAAGACCGATGTCCACCAGAGCGAGATCGAGCGGACGCTTGCCGTTCATAAGATCCGGGATGCGGCAGCACCCCAGCGGCTCCTGCCGTTCATCATAACGGAAAAAGGGATCGAGGCCTCGACCACTTCAAGAGTTGTATAA
- a CDS encoding class I adenylate-forming enzyme family protein, whose translation MSNVTTLLDAKSVPEAKAALVCPSRGETCSYKKLREEMNRIGLGLRNLGVKKGDRVCIYLDSSPEYLISYFAIWRIGAVAVPTNIVYRGEELLHVINDAGACAVITDDRGVEVIAGIRSHAPTLAHIIATDSRREGSIAWDAFPPAPQNMRAVNCSTEDLCHIQYTAGTTGKPKGAMLTHGNWMTALDTERDALRLRPVDVYLGIYPMGHVGLSWGLSVIRAGGTYVMMERFDLDSYLGLAERYQVSVLAGMPPVIYSLVHAPPGTEEQLKNVRVIISGGGQLLPSVWEAFDRRYHIPVANSYGLSETIVIGSGTTTLPEYPDLTKGYQSVGVAVGYTELRIVDAGDPEKELSSGENGEIALRGPAVAKGYWNLPDATREVFRHDGWFLTGDIGNLDDDGILCITDRKKDMIIMSGWKIYPTEVENVIIQHPAVMDVAVFGIPDERKGEVPVAALVLRPGFTLSDPELDAYCRDHLAGYKIPRRLVITDALPRVHGWKLLRRDLRKKFGDLGP comes from the coding sequence ATGTCCAACGTCACCACCCTGCTCGATGCGAAGAGCGTTCCCGAGGCAAAGGCTGCGCTTGTCTGCCCTTCCCGGGGCGAGACCTGCAGCTACAAGAAACTCCGGGAGGAGATGAACCGGATCGGTCTCGGTCTCCGCAATCTTGGCGTGAAGAAAGGGGACCGGGTCTGCATCTACCTTGACAGTTCGCCGGAGTATCTCATCAGTTATTTTGCCATCTGGCGCATTGGCGCGGTGGCGGTTCCCACCAACATCGTCTATCGCGGGGAAGAGCTGCTGCATGTGATCAATGATGCAGGTGCCTGTGCGGTTATCACAGATGACAGGGGCGTGGAGGTCATCGCCGGTATCCGGAGCCATGCACCAACGCTTGCCCACATCATCGCAACGGACAGCCGCCGTGAAGGATCGATCGCATGGGACGCGTTCCCCCCGGCTCCCCAGAATATGCGGGCGGTCAACTGTTCTACCGAAGATCTCTGCCATATCCAGTACACCGCAGGAACCACCGGCAAGCCCAAGGGCGCCATGCTCACCCATGGCAACTGGATGACGGCCCTCGATACCGAACGCGATGCCCTCCGGCTCCGGCCGGTCGATGTTTACCTGGGAATTTACCCTATGGGTCATGTCGGCCTCTCGTGGGGCCTCTCCGTGATCCGGGCCGGTGGAACGTACGTAATGATGGAGCGGTTCGATCTGGACTCATACCTTGGTCTTGCAGAGAGATACCAGGTTTCCGTCCTTGCCGGTATGCCGCCGGTCATCTACTCCCTGGTCCATGCACCCCCGGGAACGGAAGAGCAGCTGAAGAACGTAAGAGTGATCATATCCGGCGGAGGCCAGCTCCTCCCCTCGGTATGGGAAGCATTTGACCGGCGCTATCATATTCCGGTGGCAAACTCGTACGGGCTGTCTGAGACGATCGTCATCGGTTCAGGGACAACCACCCTTCCCGAGTACCCCGACCTGACCAAAGGGTACCAGAGTGTCGGCGTTGCCGTCGGGTATACTGAATTGCGGATCGTGGATGCCGGGGATCCTGAAAAAGAACTCTCATCGGGAGAGAACGGGGAGATTGCGCTCCGGGGGCCCGCGGTGGCGAAAGGGTACTGGAACCTGCCGGATGCGACCCGTGAAGTGTTCCGTCATGACGGCTGGTTCCTCACGGGCGATATCGGGAACCTGGACGATGACGGGATCCTCTGCATCACGGACCGGAAAAAGGACATGATCATCATGTCGGGCTGGAAGATCTACCCGACAGAAGTGGAGAATGTCATCATCCAGCACCCGGCCGTGATGGATGTGGCAGTGTTCGGTATTCCGGATGAGCGCAAAGGTGAGGTTCCGGTTGCGGCCCTGGTGCTCAGACCCGGCTTCACGCTGTCGGATCCGGAACTGGATGCCTACTGCCGCGATCACCTGGCAGGCTACAAGATTCCGCGTCGGCTGGTGATCACCGATGCACTACCCCGGGTCCATGGCTGGAAGCTGCTCAGAAGGGATCTCAGGAAAAAATTCGGAGATTTGGGGCCCTGA